AGCATAAGCTTGATTTTATGTCAGGTCTTTTGACTCTTGACCCTCGACTCCTAACTATTGACTTTTCTGCACTTCACCTACGCCTATAAATGGCACCGCTCCGCCACCTGTAACCTGAAGGAGAATTCCATTCCATTTCTCTATAGCCTTGAGATTGGCCTCCACCCTTCTAAGCTCTATAAGCTCTGGTGAAATATTTGCCCTCTGTAGCCTCAATGCCTCTGCCTCTGCCTTTGCTGCTGTAATCTTCTGCTCTGCCTCTATCCTTATCCTCTCCAGGTCCCTTTTTGCCTTTAGTGCAAGCTGTTCTGCTGTCTGTTTAGCCTCAATAGCCTCTGTAAAAGCCTTAGAGAAACTGAAAGAGACAATAGAAAATGCATCAACTCCTATGTTGTGTGCCATGAGTCTTTCAGCAAGGGTTGCTCTCATTGCCTCGCTTACTGCTGGTCTCTCTGTTATAAGTTGTTCTGCTGTGTATTTGGCTGTCACAGCCTTCATTACTTCTTGTATCGCGGGGTCTATAATACGCTCTTTAAAGTGTATCCCAATGGTTTGATAAACAATATTTGCTTTATCAGGTATTATATGATAGTTAAGCGCAACCTCTGAGCTCACCTCCTGAAGGTCAGACGAGGCAGCTGCAGCACCAGTCACCACCTTCTGAACCTTGACGTCCATTGGGACAACTCTCTGCATTATGGGTACCCTGAAATGTAGCCCTTCTCCAAGCACATTCTCCTGAACAGCACCAAAATTAAGGACAACCCCTCTTTCACCTGCTCCAATCTGAACCCATGGATGTAAAAACAGGAGAAACACCAGAATTGCTACAATAATCAGTATTAACCCCATAGGTCCTTTCTTCATTGCAGAGGTTATTTTCTCCTTAGCCATGTAAATATCTCTTTCATCCATTATACTACCTCCTTTAAATTTAGAGTCTGCTATGCAGACTCTTTAGACCTTGAAAATCAAGGTGTTGCTAACGTTTCCAATCCTTCTCCTCTCTTAGATATACCATCCTCTCTTCTGTTTTTACACCAGAAACCTCTTTAAATTAAACTGCTCAATGCAGGGTGTTACCCTGTCATTTACGGGTTACTTACTTATCTGGACAACCTCTTTTGTAGGAATTAAAAAACTAGGGATTCCTTTCTATTATGTCTATATACTATGAAAGGAATACAAGATTATCTAAACAAGAAGTGGTGAAAGCCCTGAAAATGACAGATAATAGCCATCCTCAGGAAGTGAGTTTATGGATTGAACTAAAGATATAAGAGGTTCTAAAGAAAAGAAAATGTTATTAGAAGAAAATACTGCGGTTACTGAGTGTGTTAACTTTACAATGGTATTTGGAGCTAACACGGCACATGGTTTTTTTATCATGAGATAAACATTAGATTGGCTGTTCTCATCATCTTTTTGTTGAAAAAAATTTAAAAAAACCAGTGCCCCTACAACCTGAATATTTTTTACATTATGCCTTGTTTTATAGCCAATTGAGTAATCTTCATTTAACCATTCTCCGGCATAACAAAGAGGAGATATAACATAGAGGGGAAAATAAATAAGAAATAAAAATTTAAAGAGATGTCTTTTTTGAAACGTCATAATTTATTACTATCATAAAAAACCATAAGAAGTCAACCAGAAAAGGGATCACCGACTATGAGATAACACCGAGGGCTGGGCTTTCGGTGTATGCGGAGTTTCTGAGGGGATTTGGGATAAAGGAACTTGTTGAAGTGCGTCATTTACCTGATCTGTCGAACCGACTTTTCAAGATTGGGACTTTTCAAATATGGCGAAGGAGAGGTACGTTCCGAAGAGGGGATTTGAAGGGAAAATCAGCATACTATTTGATATAGAGAGCGAAGGAGAGATAGAAATGCACGTTTAAAAGATTGCGCCTATTTAAAAAGCGCATTTCCGAGGCTAAAAAGGGAGTCCGTTAAATTCTATCAGCAGATTTGGCGGATAATAATCTCTTGAAGACAGGATTATTATTGTGAGATAATAACCCTTATGATTAAAAGGAGGATATATGTATGATATTAGGTGAGGTGCTCCCTTTATGGAGTATAATCCCATTTGTCGGGATGTTGCTTTCGATTGCCCTCTTCCCGCTTATTGCACCAAAGTTCTGGCACGATCACTTTGGAAAGATTTCAGCTTTCTGGGCTATACTCATAGCCATACCACTGTTGATTGTTTATAAAGGGATAGCCCTTTATGAACTCCTTCATATTATCATTGCTGATTATATTCCTTTTATCATACTCCTCTGGGCTCTCTATACAGTTTCAGGTGGGATACTTCTCAGGGGAACATTAAGAGGGACACCTGCAGTCAATACAGGTATACTCATTGTAGGAGTCATACTTGCATCATGGATGGGGACTACAGGGGCATCCATGCTATTGATTCGTCCCTTCTTGCGAGCAAATTCATACAGGAAGCACAGGTCATTTATGGTGGTATTTTTCATTTTCCTCGTGGCTAATATTGGAGGTTCCCTTACTCCCTTAGGAGACCCACCGCTTTTTCTTGGATTCCTTCATGGTGTTCCATTTTTCTGGACATTTAAGATATTACCCCATATGTTGTTAGTGGCTGGTATTGTATTGACAATATATTTTGTTTTAGATGCTTATTTCTATAAAAAGGAAGGAATCAAACCTCCAGATGAAGGAGAGGTTAATCAACCGTTCAAACTGGAAGGTCTGTATAACCTTCTTTTTTTAGGTGGAATAATTGCTTCTATATTGATGAGCGGCATTGTCAGATGGGGAGAGGTCTCAATATTAGGTGTGCACCGTGCTGTGCAGGATCTGGTGCGTGATGGACTTTTAATCATCATGGGCATACTTTCGTTGAAATTTACACCTCTGAAAATCAGAGAGGACAATGAATTCACATGGTTTCCAATCAAGGAGGTTGCATATCTCTTTATAGGTATCTTTGTGACAATGGCACCCTGCCTGCTTATCCTTAAAGCAGGAGCAAAAGGACAGCTTGCATTTCTCACAGAGGGAATAAATGAGCCTCTTCATTATTTCTGGATTACCGGCACCCTCTCAAGTCTCCTTGATAATGCACCTACCTATCTGACATTTTTCAGTGCAGCCATTGGTCGATTCTATCCCGTGATGCCAGAACCCCAAGCTGTTTCGCTCTTAATTAGCGAAAATGCCATCTATCTAAAGGCTATTTCAGCCGCTGCAGTCTTCTTCGGAGCAAATACATATATAGGGAATGCACCGAACTTTATGGTCCGCTCAATAGCAGAGGAGT
The Nitrospirota bacterium DNA segment above includes these coding regions:
- a CDS encoding prohibitin family protein, with amino-acid sequence MDERDIYMAKEKITSAMKKGPMGLILIIVAILVFLLFLHPWVQIGAGERGVVLNFGAVQENVLGEGLHFRVPIMQRVVPMDVKVQKVVTGAAAASSDLQEVSSEVALNYHIIPDKANIVYQTIGIHFKERIIDPAIQEVMKAVTAKYTAEQLITERPAVSEAMRATLAERLMAHNIGVDAFSIVSFSFSKAFTEAIEAKQTAEQLALKAKRDLERIRIEAEQKITAAKAEAEALRLQRANISPELIELRRVEANLKAIEKWNGILLQVTGGGAVPFIGVGEVQKSQ
- a CDS encoding sodium:proton antiporter, translated to MCMILGEVLPLWSIIPFVGMLLSIALFPLIAPKFWHDHFGKISAFWAILIAIPLLIVYKGIALYELLHIIIADYIPFIILLWALYTVSGGILLRGTLRGTPAVNTGILIVGVILASWMGTTGASMLLIRPFLRANSYRKHRSFMVVFFIFLVANIGGSLTPLGDPPLFLGFLHGVPFFWTFKILPHMLLVAGIVLTIYFVLDAYFYKKEGIKPPDEGEVNQPFKLEGLYNLLFLGGIIASILMSGIVRWGEVSILGVHRAVQDLVRDGLLIIMGILSLKFTPLKIREDNEFTWFPIKEVAYLFIGIFVTMAPCLLILKAGAKGQLAFLTEGINEPLHYFWITGTLSSLLDNAPTYLTFFSAAIGRFYPVMPEPQAVSLLISENAIYLKAISAAAVFFGANTYIGNAPNFMVRSIAEESGTPMPSFLGYMIKYSIPMLVPVFILVTYIFFI